In the Streptomyces fradiae ATCC 10745 = DSM 40063 genome, one interval contains:
- the cseB gene encoding two-component system response regulator CseB: MAETHVLFVEDDDVIREATQLALERDGFAVTAMPDGLSGLEAFRARQPDIALLDVMLPGMDGVSLCRRIRDESTVPVIMLSARADSIDVVLGLEAGADDYVTKPFDGAVLMARIRAVLRRFENAGGAAGGDAGERGGRAERGLLAFGDLEVDTEGMEVRRGGAPVALTPTEMRLLLEFSSAPGTVLSRDKLLERVWDYGWGGDTRVVDVHVQRLRAKIGQDRIETVRGFGYKLRA, encoded by the coding sequence ATGGCGGAGACGCACGTCCTGTTCGTGGAGGACGACGACGTCATCCGGGAGGCCACGCAGCTGGCCCTGGAGCGGGACGGCTTCGCGGTCACGGCGATGCCGGACGGGCTGTCGGGGCTGGAGGCGTTCCGGGCGCGGCAGCCCGACATCGCCCTGCTGGACGTGATGCTGCCCGGGATGGACGGGGTCAGCCTGTGCCGCCGCATCCGCGACGAGTCGACGGTGCCGGTGATCATGCTGTCGGCGCGGGCCGACTCCATCGACGTGGTGCTGGGCCTGGAGGCGGGCGCCGACGACTACGTCACCAAGCCGTTCGACGGGGCCGTGCTGATGGCGCGGATCAGAGCCGTACTGCGGCGCTTCGAGAACGCGGGCGGCGCGGCGGGCGGCGACGCGGGCGAGCGGGGCGGGCGGGCCGAGCGCGGGCTGCTGGCCTTCGGGGACCTGGAGGTCGACACGGAGGGCATGGAGGTCCGCAGGGGCGGGGCGCCGGTCGCGCTGACGCCGACGGAGATGCGGCTGCTGCTGGAGTTCTCGTCGGCGCCGGGCACGGTGCTGTCGCGGGACAAGCTGCTGGAGCGGGTCTGGGACTACGGCTGGGGCGGTGACACGCGCGTGGTGGACGTCCACGTCCAGCGGCTGCGCGCCAAGATCGGCCAGGACCGGATCGAGACCGTCCGCGGCTTCGGATACAAGCTCAGGGCCTGA
- a CDS encoding SigE family RNA polymerase sigma factor produces the protein MSHGEVLGFEEYVRTRQDALLRSARRLVPDPVDAQDLLQTALARTYGRWDGIADKSLADAYLRRVMINTRTEWWRARKLEEVPTEQLPDASVDDATEQHADRALLMDVLKVLAPKQRSVVVLRHWEQMSTEETAAALGMSTGTVKSTLHRALARLRQELESRDLDARALDRTDRTAPRARATGSDRTGASGRTATPGRAGAADRTGAADRPGPAPDRRRAGRGARVVEQRRYGREQERCAA, from the coding sequence ATGTCGCACGGCGAGGTGCTCGGATTCGAGGAGTACGTACGCACCCGGCAGGACGCCCTTCTGCGCAGCGCCCGGCGGCTCGTGCCGGACCCGGTCGACGCCCAGGACCTGCTCCAGACCGCCCTCGCCCGCACGTACGGCCGCTGGGACGGCATAGCGGACAAGTCCCTCGCCGACGCCTACCTGCGGCGCGTCATGATCAACACCCGGACCGAGTGGTGGCGCGCCCGCAAGCTGGAGGAGGTGCCCACCGAGCAGCTCCCCGACGCGTCCGTGGACGACGCGACCGAGCAGCACGCGGACCGTGCCCTGCTGATGGACGTGCTGAAGGTGCTGGCGCCCAAGCAGCGCAGCGTCGTCGTGCTGCGCCACTGGGAGCAGATGAGCACCGAGGAGACCGCCGCCGCGCTCGGCATGTCGACCGGTACGGTGAAGAGCACTCTGCACCGCGCGCTCGCCCGGCTCCGCCAGGAGCTGGAGAGCCGGGACCTCGACGCCCGCGCCCTGGACCGCACGGACCGCACCGCCCCCAGGGCCCGCGCCACCGGCTCGGACCGGACGGGCGCGTCCGGCCGGACGGCTACGCCCGGCCGCGCGGGCGCGGCGGACCGCACGGGCGCGGCGGACCGTCCCGGTCCGGCGCCGGACCGGCGGCGCGCCGGGCGCGGGGCGCGGGTGGTGGAACAGCGGCGGTACGGACGGGAGCAGGAGCGGTGCGCGGCCTGA
- a CDS encoding A/G-specific adenine glycosylase has protein sequence MPSPAEAAPADRAPVGPDPGATAPATAHPAQRLHAPVLAWFEQHARDLPWRRPEAGAWGVMVSEFMLQQTPVNRVLPVYEQWMARWPRPAALAAEAPGEAVRAWGRLGYPRRALRLHGAAVAITERHGGDVPHDHAQLLALPGIGEYTAAAVASFAYGRRHPVLDTNVRRVLARAVTGVQYPPNATTAAERRLARALLPEDEATAARWAAASMELGALVCTARGEDCARCPIARACAWRLAGKPAHEGPPRRGQTYAGTDRQVRGKLLAVLREATGPVPQSALDAVWHDAVQRARALDGLVADGLVEPLDGARYRLPSA, from the coding sequence ATGCCGAGTCCTGCCGAGGCGGCCCCGGCCGACCGGGCGCCGGTCGGCCCCGACCCGGGCGCCACCGCACCGGCCACCGCCCATCCGGCCCAGCGGCTGCACGCGCCCGTCCTCGCGTGGTTCGAGCAGCACGCGCGCGACCTGCCCTGGCGGCGCCCGGAGGCGGGCGCCTGGGGGGTGATGGTGAGCGAGTTCATGCTCCAGCAGACCCCCGTGAACCGGGTGCTGCCGGTGTACGAGCAGTGGATGGCCCGCTGGCCGCGTCCCGCCGCGCTGGCGGCCGAGGCGCCCGGCGAGGCGGTCCGCGCCTGGGGGCGGCTGGGCTACCCCCGCCGCGCCCTGCGGCTGCACGGCGCGGCCGTCGCCATAACGGAACGGCACGGCGGCGACGTACCCCACGACCACGCCCAGCTCCTGGCGCTGCCCGGGATCGGGGAGTACACGGCGGCGGCGGTGGCGTCGTTCGCGTACGGCAGGCGCCATCCGGTGCTGGACACGAACGTCCGCCGGGTGCTGGCCCGCGCGGTGACCGGCGTCCAGTACCCGCCGAACGCCACGACGGCCGCCGAGCGGCGCCTCGCCCGCGCCCTGCTGCCCGAGGACGAGGCCACGGCGGCCCGCTGGGCGGCGGCCTCCATGGAGCTGGGCGCGCTGGTCTGCACGGCGCGCGGCGAGGACTGCGCGCGCTGCCCCATCGCGCGGGCGTGCGCCTGGCGCCTCGCCGGCAAGCCCGCCCACGAGGGCCCGCCGCGGCGCGGGCAGACCTACGCGGGCACCGACCGGCAGGTGCGCGGCAAGCTGCTCGCCGTCCTGCGGGAGGCGACGGGCCCGGTGCCGCAGTCCGCGCTGGACGCCGTCTGGCACGACGCGGTCCAGCGGGCCCGCGCCCTGGACGGCCTCGTCGCGGACGGCCTGGTGGAACCGCTGGACGGCGCCCGCTACCGGCTCCCCTCCGCCTGA
- a CDS encoding phosphatase PAP2 family protein: protein MSEDLYRTVTDYARSTPAWVHDFAEIGTDAGLLVFGVLFVVAWWRARPADGRAVAIAALAPVATAFGYVVSETLKSLVDEERPCRAVVGAAASIAECPPYGDWSFPSNHAAIAGASAMALALAWRVIAWLTMPLAVVMAFSRVFVGVHYPHDVAAGVVLGALAVVLFVRLLTGPTQRLVETMRLSGSGAARWLAGPGPDVDLAAAVPRQRTRSRGRRAAPRRTGGRRRVS from the coding sequence ATGAGTGAGGACCTCTATCGCACCGTCACCGACTACGCCCGGTCGACTCCGGCCTGGGTGCACGACTTCGCCGAGATCGGCACCGACGCGGGACTCCTGGTCTTCGGCGTGCTGTTCGTCGTCGCCTGGTGGCGGGCCCGGCCCGCCGACGGGCGGGCGGTGGCGATCGCCGCGCTCGCGCCGGTCGCCACCGCCTTCGGCTACGTCGTCAGCGAGACGCTGAAGTCGCTGGTGGACGAGGAACGGCCGTGCCGTGCCGTGGTGGGCGCCGCCGCGTCCATCGCGGAGTGCCCGCCGTACGGGGACTGGTCGTTCCCCAGCAACCACGCGGCCATCGCGGGAGCGTCCGCGATGGCGCTGGCGCTGGCGTGGCGGGTCATCGCGTGGCTGACGATGCCGCTGGCGGTCGTGATGGCGTTCTCGCGGGTCTTCGTGGGCGTGCACTACCCGCACGACGTGGCGGCGGGCGTCGTGCTGGGCGCGCTGGCGGTCGTCCTCTTCGTACGGTTGCTGACCGGTCCGACGCAGCGCCTGGTGGAGACCATGCGCCTGAGCGGCTCGGGCGCCGCGCGGTGGCTGGCGGGGCCGGGGCCCGACGTGGACCTGGCCGCGGCCGTCCCCCGGCAGCGCACCCGGTCGCGCGGCCGGCGCGCCGCCCCGCGCCGCACGGGCGGCCGCCGCAGGGTCTCCTGA
- the disA gene encoding DNA integrity scanning diadenylate cyclase DisA: MAANDRATPGKSGGGSGNEALMRASLSAVAPGTALRDGLERILRGNTGGLIVLGMDKTVESMCTGGFVLNVEFTATRLRELCKLDGALILDKDITKILRAGVQLVPDASIPTEETGTRHRTADRVSRQCGFPVISVSQSMRLIALYVDGERRVLEESAAILSRANQALATLERYKLRLDEVAGTLSALEIEDLVTVRDVTAVAQRLEMVRRIATEIAEYVVELGTDGRLLALQLDELIAGVEPERELVVRDYVPEPTAKRSRTVAEALTELDALSHAELLELPTVARALGYSGSPETLDSAVSPRGYRLLAKVPRLPGAIIERLVEHFGGLQKLLAASVDDLQTVDGVGEARARSVREGLSRLAESSILERYV, encoded by the coding sequence GTGGCAGCCAACGACCGGGCAACACCCGGAAAGTCGGGCGGAGGCTCCGGCAACGAAGCGCTGATGCGCGCGTCCCTCAGTGCGGTCGCCCCCGGCACGGCGCTGCGGGACGGACTGGAGCGCATCCTCCGCGGCAACACGGGCGGTCTGATCGTCCTCGGCATGGACAAGACGGTCGAGTCGATGTGCACCGGCGGTTTCGTGCTGAACGTCGAGTTCACCGCGACCCGTCTGCGCGAGCTGTGCAAGCTCGACGGCGCGCTCATCCTGGACAAGGACATCACCAAGATCCTGCGCGCCGGCGTCCAGCTCGTGCCCGACGCGTCCATCCCGACCGAGGAGACCGGCACACGGCACCGCACGGCGGACCGGGTGTCCAGGCAGTGCGGCTTCCCCGTGATCTCCGTGTCCCAGTCGATGCGGCTGATCGCCCTCTACGTGGACGGCGAGCGCCGCGTCCTGGAGGAGTCCGCCGCGATCCTGTCGCGGGCCAACCAGGCCCTCGCCACCCTGGAGCGGTACAAGCTGCGCCTGGACGAGGTGGCCGGGACGCTCTCCGCGCTGGAGATCGAGGACCTGGTGACCGTCCGGGACGTCACGGCCGTGGCGCAGCGGCTGGAGATGGTCCGCCGCATCGCCACGGAGATCGCGGAGTACGTGGTCGAGCTCGGCACCGACGGGCGCCTCCTCGCCCTCCAGCTGGACGAGCTGATCGCGGGCGTGGAGCCCGAGCGGGAGCTGGTGGTGCGGGACTACGTGCCCGAGCCGACCGCGAAGCGGTCCCGTACGGTCGCCGAGGCGCTGACCGAGCTGGACGCCCTGTCGCACGCCGAGCTGCTGGAGCTGCCGACGGTGGCCCGCGCCCTCGGCTACAGCGGCTCGCCCGAGACCCTCGACTCGGCCGTGTCGCCGCGCGGCTACCGCCTGCTGGCGAAGGTGCCGCGCCTGCCCGGCGCGATCATCGAGCGGCTCGTGGAGCACTTCGGCGGCCTGCAGAAGCTGCTGGCCGCGAGTGTGGACGACCTCCAGACCGTGGACGGCGTCGGCGAGGCCCGCGCCCGCAGCGTCCGCGAGGGCCTGTCCCGGCTGGCCGAGTCCTCGATCCTCGAACGCTACGTCTGA
- the radA gene encoding DNA repair protein RadA — MAARTKSTKDRPSYRCTECGWTTAKWLGRCPECQAWGTVEEYGGAPAVRTTAAGPVSTAAVPIAQVDGRRATARSTGVDELDRVLGGGLVPGAVVLLAGEPGVGKSTLLLDVAAKAASGDHPTLYVTGEESASQVRLRADRIGALHDHLYLAAETDLSAVLGHLDAVKPSLLILDSVQTVASPEIDGAPGGMAQVREVAGALIRASKERGMATLLVGHVTKDGAIAGPRLLEHLVDVVLHFEGDRHARLRLVRGVKNRYGATDEVGCFELHDEGITGLADPSGLFLTRRAEPVPGTCLTVTLEGRRPLVAEVQALTVDSQIPSPRRTTSGLETSRVSMMLAVLEQRGRISALGKRDIYSATVGGVRLSEPAADLAVALALASAASDTPLPKNLVAIGEVGLAGEVRRVTGVQRRLAEAHRLGFTHALVPTDPGKVPAGMRVLEVADVGEALQVLPRTRRGSAPAAAG; from the coding sequence ATGGCTGCCCGTACGAAATCGACCAAGGACCGGCCGTCCTACCGCTGCACCGAGTGCGGCTGGACGACCGCCAAGTGGCTCGGCCGCTGCCCCGAGTGCCAGGCGTGGGGGACGGTGGAGGAGTACGGCGGCGCGCCCGCCGTCCGCACCACGGCGGCCGGGCCGGTCTCGACGGCCGCGGTGCCGATCGCCCAGGTCGACGGACGGCGGGCGACGGCCCGTTCGACGGGCGTGGACGAGCTGGACCGGGTGCTGGGCGGGGGGCTCGTGCCCGGCGCCGTGGTGCTGCTCGCGGGCGAGCCCGGCGTGGGGAAGTCGACGCTGCTGCTGGACGTGGCCGCCAAGGCCGCGAGCGGCGACCACCCGACGCTGTACGTGACGGGCGAGGAGTCGGCGAGCCAGGTGCGGCTGCGGGCCGACCGGATCGGCGCGCTTCACGACCATCTGTACCTCGCGGCGGAGACGGACCTGTCGGCGGTGCTCGGCCACCTGGACGCCGTCAAGCCGTCCCTGCTGATCCTCGACTCCGTCCAGACGGTGGCCTCCCCCGAGATCGACGGTGCGCCGGGCGGCATGGCGCAGGTGCGGGAGGTCGCCGGGGCGCTGATCCGGGCGTCCAAGGAGCGCGGCATGGCCACGCTGCTCGTCGGCCACGTCACGAAGGACGGCGCCATCGCGGGCCCCCGGCTGCTGGAGCACCTGGTCGACGTGGTGCTGCACTTCGAGGGCGACCGGCACGCGCGGCTGCGCCTCGTGCGCGGCGTGAAGAACAGGTACGGGGCGACCGACGAGGTGGGCTGCTTCGAGCTGCACGACGAGGGCATCACGGGCCTGGCCGACCCGAGCGGGCTCTTCCTGACCCGGCGCGCCGAGCCCGTGCCGGGCACCTGCCTGACGGTGACGCTGGAGGGGCGCCGGCCGCTGGTGGCGGAGGTGCAGGCGCTGACGGTGGACTCGCAGATCCCGTCGCCGCGGCGCACCACCTCCGGTCTGGAGACCTCCCGTGTGTCGATGATGCTCGCGGTGCTGGAGCAGCGCGGGCGGATCAGCGCCCTCGGCAAGCGGGACATCTACAGCGCGACGGTGGGCGGCGTCCGCCTGTCGGAGCCGGCCGCCGACCTGGCGGTCGCGCTGGCGCTGGCGTCGGCGGCGTCCGACACGCCGCTGCCGAAGAACCTGGTGGCGATCGGCGAGGTGGGCCTCGCCGGGGAGGTGCGGCGGGTGACGGGCGTGCAGCGGCGCCTCGCGGAGGCGCACCGGCTGGGCTTCACCCACGCGCTGGTGCCGACGGACCCGGGGAAGGTCCCGGCCGGGATGCGCGTGCTGGAGGTCGCGGACGTCGGCGAGGCCCTCCAGGTCCTCCCCCGCACGCGCCGGGGCTCCGCCCCCGCGGCGGCGGGGTAG